From the Corythoichthys intestinalis isolate RoL2023-P3 chromosome 13, ASM3026506v1, whole genome shotgun sequence genome, one window contains:
- the LOC130928331 gene encoding gastrula zinc finger protein XlCGF26.1-like isoform X3 gives MRKYLGPEGQEPDVKEGVGLTQIKEEEPELPYQQMPEEQLPIKKEEALPCVKEEDQDITGTTGEPLKSEDEGTSADGEGTEPLSGSGDSSTEGSQDPDNLIAPLSDSDDATSHSPYADDDEPEGRTKHHDDTRTSEKPFSCSDCGKSFTQKGSLKLHARTHTGEKPFSCADCGQKFTQKGSLKLHARTHTGEKPFVCAICGQRFAQKGNLNIHKRTHTGEKWFSCSICSQTFTQREGLKNHTRTHTGEKPFSCSDCGQEFTQKGSLKLHVRTHTGEKPFSCSICGQRFTQKGNLKIHKRTHTGEKRFSCSICSQTFTQKEALKNHTRTHTGEKPFSCSVCGQRFIQKVSLQAHERTHTGEKPFFCSVCGQRFSHKNALNKHARTHTGEKPFLCSICGQSFTEKKNLKIHARTHTGEKPYPCSDCGQSFTQKGSLKIHARTHTGEKPFSCSDCGQRFAQKGNLTKHSRTHNGHRTYSCSDCGQIFSQKGNFQQHVRTHTGEKPFSCSACDERFSWKGQLKRHVCV, from the coding sequence ATGAGAAAATATCTTGGTCCTGAGGGGCAGGAGCCTGACGTTAAAGAGGGAGTGGGGCTCACCcaaatcaaagaggaggagCCAGAGCTCCCTTACCAGCAAATGCCAGAAGAgcaacttccaatcaaaaaggaggaagCGCTACCTTGTGTTAAAGAGGAGGACCAAGATATTACCGGGACGACCGGCGAGCCCTTGAAAAGCGAAGACGAAGGTACGAGCGCGGACGGCGAAGGGACGGAGCCTCTGAGCGGCAGCGGCGACAGCTCAACAGAAGGATCCCAGGATCCGGACAACCTCATCGCTCCACTATCGGATAGCGACGACGCCACGTCGCATTCCCCGTACGCTGACGACGATGAGCCTGAAGGCCGTACCAAACATCACGACGACACGCGTACGAGCGAGAAACCTTTTTCGTGCTCCGATTGTGGTAAAAGTTTCACACAGAAGGGAAGCTTAAAATTACACGCAAGGACCCACACCGGCGAGAAACCCTTTTCCTGCGCCGATTGTGGCCAAAAATTCACACAGAAGGGAAGCTTAAAATTACACgcgagaacccacactggcgagaaACCTTTTGTCTGCGCAATTTGCGGGCAAAGATTTGCTCAGAAGGGAAACTTGAACATACACAAAAGAACCCACACGGGAGAGAAATGGTTCTCCTGCTCAATTTGTAGTCAGACGTTCACTCAAAGGGAAGGCTTAAAAAATCACACGAGAACCCACACCGGCgagaaacctttttcctgctcggaCTGTGGCCAAGAATTCACACAGAAGGGAAGCTTAAAATTGCACgtgagaacccacactggcgagaaacctttctcctgctcaatttgtggCCAAAGATTCACGCAGAAGGGAAACTTGAAAATACACAAAAGAACCCATACGGGAGAGAAACGTTTCTCCTGCTCAATTTGCAGTCAGACGTTCACCCAAAAGGAAGCCCTAAAAAATCACacgagaacccacactggcgagaaacctttctcctgctcagtttgtggtcaaagattcattcAGAAGGTTAGCTTACAAGCtcacgaaagaacccacactggcgagaaGCCTTTCTTCTGCTCGGTTTGTGGCCAAAGATTCAGCCACAAGAACGCCCTAAATAAACACGCTAGAACCCACACCGGTGAGAAACCTTTCCTCTGCTCAATTTGTGGCCAAAGCTTCACAGAAAAGAAAAACCTAAAAATACACgcgagaacccacactggtgagaaaCCCTATCCCTGCTCGGATTGTGGCCAAAGTTTCACTCAGAAGGGAAGCTTAAAAATACACgcgagaacccacactggcgagaaACCTTTCTCCTGCTCGGATTGTGGCCAAAGATTCGCTCAGAAGGGAAACTTGACAAAGCACTCGAGAACCCACAATGGCCATCGGACTTATTCCTGCTCAGACTGTGGGCAAATATTCAGCCAGAAGGGAAATTTCCAACAACATGTGAGGACGCATacgggtgaaaaacctttttcttgtTCGGCGTGTGATGAAAGATTCTCTTGGAAGGGTCAACTTAAGAGgcacgtgtgtgtgtga
- the LOC130928331 gene encoding gastrula zinc finger protein XlCGF26.1-like isoform X2: MSRDLNCLCSIGSNKNQDRFGHLWIKASPSTRDQALRNRVWKMSTKTTTAAAKQEPAAARHPHSTVCKTKVVLHRLEGMRKYLGPEGQEPDVKEGVGLTQIKEEEPELPYQQMPEEQLPIKKEEALPCVKEEDQDITGTTGEPLKSEDEGTSADGEGTEPLSGSGDSSTEGSQDPDNLIAPLSDSDDATSHSPYADDDEPEGRTKHHDDTRTSEKPFSCSDCGKSFTQKGSLKLHARTHTGEKPFSCADCGQKFTQKGSLKLHARTHTGEKPFVCAICGQRFAQKGNLNIHKRTHTGEKWFSCSICSQTFTQREGLKNHTRTHTGEKPFSCSDCGQEFTQKGSLKLHVRTHTGEKPFSCSICGQRFTQKGNLKIHKRTHTGEKRFSCSICSQTFTQKEALKNHTRTHTGEKPFSCSVCGQRFIQKVSLQAHERTHTGEKPFFCSVCGQRFSHKNALNKHARTHTGEKPFLCSICGQSFTEKKNLKIHARTHTGEKPYPCSDCGQSFTQKGSLKIHARTHTGEKPFSCSDCGQRFAQKGNLTKHSRTHNGHRTYSCSDCGQIFSQKGNFQQHVRTHTGEKPFSCSACDERFSWKGQLKRHVCV, encoded by the exons ATGAGCAG agacctcaactgtctgtgctcgattggtagcaacaaaaaccaggaccgctTCGGACACCTCTGGATTAAAGCGTCTCCGTCGACACGTGATCAAGCACTTAGAAATCGAGTGTGGAAAATGTCCACGAAAACGACAACGGCGGCAGCGAAACAAGAGCCGGCGGCGGCACGTCATCCACACTCGACTGTTTGCAAAACAAAAGTTGTTCTACACAGACTAGAAG GCATGAGAAAATATCTTGGTCCTGAGGGGCAGGAGCCTGACGTTAAAGAGGGAGTGGGGCTCACCcaaatcaaagaggaggagCCAGAGCTCCCTTACCAGCAAATGCCAGAAGAgcaacttccaatcaaaaaggaggaagCGCTACCTTGTGTTAAAGAGGAGGACCAAGATATTACCGGGACGACCGGCGAGCCCTTGAAAAGCGAAGACGAAGGTACGAGCGCGGACGGCGAAGGGACGGAGCCTCTGAGCGGCAGCGGCGACAGCTCAACAGAAGGATCCCAGGATCCGGACAACCTCATCGCTCCACTATCGGATAGCGACGACGCCACGTCGCATTCCCCGTACGCTGACGACGATGAGCCTGAAGGCCGTACCAAACATCACGACGACACGCGTACGAGCGAGAAACCTTTTTCGTGCTCCGATTGTGGTAAAAGTTTCACACAGAAGGGAAGCTTAAAATTACACGCAAGGACCCACACCGGCGAGAAACCCTTTTCCTGCGCCGATTGTGGCCAAAAATTCACACAGAAGGGAAGCTTAAAATTACACgcgagaacccacactggcgagaaACCTTTTGTCTGCGCAATTTGCGGGCAAAGATTTGCTCAGAAGGGAAACTTGAACATACACAAAAGAACCCACACGGGAGAGAAATGGTTCTCCTGCTCAATTTGTAGTCAGACGTTCACTCAAAGGGAAGGCTTAAAAAATCACACGAGAACCCACACCGGCgagaaacctttttcctgctcggaCTGTGGCCAAGAATTCACACAGAAGGGAAGCTTAAAATTGCACgtgagaacccacactggcgagaaacctttctcctgctcaatttgtggCCAAAGATTCACGCAGAAGGGAAACTTGAAAATACACAAAAGAACCCATACGGGAGAGAAACGTTTCTCCTGCTCAATTTGCAGTCAGACGTTCACCCAAAAGGAAGCCCTAAAAAATCACacgagaacccacactggcgagaaacctttctcctgctcagtttgtggtcaaagattcattcAGAAGGTTAGCTTACAAGCtcacgaaagaacccacactggcgagaaGCCTTTCTTCTGCTCGGTTTGTGGCCAAAGATTCAGCCACAAGAACGCCCTAAATAAACACGCTAGAACCCACACCGGTGAGAAACCTTTCCTCTGCTCAATTTGTGGCCAAAGCTTCACAGAAAAGAAAAACCTAAAAATACACgcgagaacccacactggtgagaaaCCCTATCCCTGCTCGGATTGTGGCCAAAGTTTCACTCAGAAGGGAAGCTTAAAAATACACgcgagaacccacactggcgagaaACCTTTCTCCTGCTCGGATTGTGGCCAAAGATTCGCTCAGAAGGGAAACTTGACAAAGCACTCGAGAACCCACAATGGCCATCGGACTTATTCCTGCTCAGACTGTGGGCAAATATTCAGCCAGAAGGGAAATTTCCAACAACATGTGAGGACGCATacgggtgaaaaacctttttcttgtTCGGCGTGTGATGAAAGATTCTCTTGGAAGGGTCAACTTAAGAGgcacgtgtgtgtgtga
- the LOC130928331 gene encoding gastrula zinc finger protein XlCGF26.1-like isoform X1 has translation MSSCLQAGSACFSRDLNCLCSIGSNKNQDRFGHLWIKASPSTRDQALRNRVWKMSTKTTTAAAKQEPAAARHPHSTVCKTKVVLHRLEGMRKYLGPEGQEPDVKEGVGLTQIKEEEPELPYQQMPEEQLPIKKEEALPCVKEEDQDITGTTGEPLKSEDEGTSADGEGTEPLSGSGDSSTEGSQDPDNLIAPLSDSDDATSHSPYADDDEPEGRTKHHDDTRTSEKPFSCSDCGKSFTQKGSLKLHARTHTGEKPFSCADCGQKFTQKGSLKLHARTHTGEKPFVCAICGQRFAQKGNLNIHKRTHTGEKWFSCSICSQTFTQREGLKNHTRTHTGEKPFSCSDCGQEFTQKGSLKLHVRTHTGEKPFSCSICGQRFTQKGNLKIHKRTHTGEKRFSCSICSQTFTQKEALKNHTRTHTGEKPFSCSVCGQRFIQKVSLQAHERTHTGEKPFFCSVCGQRFSHKNALNKHARTHTGEKPFLCSICGQSFTEKKNLKIHARTHTGEKPYPCSDCGQSFTQKGSLKIHARTHTGEKPFSCSDCGQRFAQKGNLTKHSRTHNGHRTYSCSDCGQIFSQKGNFQQHVRTHTGEKPFSCSACDERFSWKGQLKRHVCV, from the exons ATGAGCAG TTGTTTGCAGGCAGgttctgcttgttttagcagagacctcaactgtctgtgctcgattggtagcaacaaaaaccaggaccgctTCGGACACCTCTGGATTAAAGCGTCTCCGTCGACACGTGATCAAGCACTTAGAAATCGAGTGTGGAAAATGTCCACGAAAACGACAACGGCGGCAGCGAAACAAGAGCCGGCGGCGGCACGTCATCCACACTCGACTGTTTGCAAAACAAAAGTTGTTCTACACAGACTAGAAG GCATGAGAAAATATCTTGGTCCTGAGGGGCAGGAGCCTGACGTTAAAGAGGGAGTGGGGCTCACCcaaatcaaagaggaggagCCAGAGCTCCCTTACCAGCAAATGCCAGAAGAgcaacttccaatcaaaaaggaggaagCGCTACCTTGTGTTAAAGAGGAGGACCAAGATATTACCGGGACGACCGGCGAGCCCTTGAAAAGCGAAGACGAAGGTACGAGCGCGGACGGCGAAGGGACGGAGCCTCTGAGCGGCAGCGGCGACAGCTCAACAGAAGGATCCCAGGATCCGGACAACCTCATCGCTCCACTATCGGATAGCGACGACGCCACGTCGCATTCCCCGTACGCTGACGACGATGAGCCTGAAGGCCGTACCAAACATCACGACGACACGCGTACGAGCGAGAAACCTTTTTCGTGCTCCGATTGTGGTAAAAGTTTCACACAGAAGGGAAGCTTAAAATTACACGCAAGGACCCACACCGGCGAGAAACCCTTTTCCTGCGCCGATTGTGGCCAAAAATTCACACAGAAGGGAAGCTTAAAATTACACgcgagaacccacactggcgagaaACCTTTTGTCTGCGCAATTTGCGGGCAAAGATTTGCTCAGAAGGGAAACTTGAACATACACAAAAGAACCCACACGGGAGAGAAATGGTTCTCCTGCTCAATTTGTAGTCAGACGTTCACTCAAAGGGAAGGCTTAAAAAATCACACGAGAACCCACACCGGCgagaaacctttttcctgctcggaCTGTGGCCAAGAATTCACACAGAAGGGAAGCTTAAAATTGCACgtgagaacccacactggcgagaaacctttctcctgctcaatttgtggCCAAAGATTCACGCAGAAGGGAAACTTGAAAATACACAAAAGAACCCATACGGGAGAGAAACGTTTCTCCTGCTCAATTTGCAGTCAGACGTTCACCCAAAAGGAAGCCCTAAAAAATCACacgagaacccacactggcgagaaacctttctcctgctcagtttgtggtcaaagattcattcAGAAGGTTAGCTTACAAGCtcacgaaagaacccacactggcgagaaGCCTTTCTTCTGCTCGGTTTGTGGCCAAAGATTCAGCCACAAGAACGCCCTAAATAAACACGCTAGAACCCACACCGGTGAGAAACCTTTCCTCTGCTCAATTTGTGGCCAAAGCTTCACAGAAAAGAAAAACCTAAAAATACACgcgagaacccacactggtgagaaaCCCTATCCCTGCTCGGATTGTGGCCAAAGTTTCACTCAGAAGGGAAGCTTAAAAATACACgcgagaacccacactggcgagaaACCTTTCTCCTGCTCGGATTGTGGCCAAAGATTCGCTCAGAAGGGAAACTTGACAAAGCACTCGAGAACCCACAATGGCCATCGGACTTATTCCTGCTCAGACTGTGGGCAAATATTCAGCCAGAAGGGAAATTTCCAACAACATGTGAGGACGCATacgggtgaaaaacctttttcttgtTCGGCGTGTGATGAAAGATTCTCTTGGAAGGGTCAACTTAAGAGgcacgtgtgtgtgtga
- the LOC130928338 gene encoding zinc finger protein OZF-like — translation MSNKKTTAAAKQEPAAARHPHSTVCKAKVVLHRLQGIRKYLEPDVKEGVGLTQIKEEEPELPYQQMPEEQLPIKKEEALPCVKEEDQDITGTTGEPLKSEDEGTSAAGEGTEPLSGSGDSSTEGSRDPDNLIAPLSDSDDATSYSPYADDKEPEGGTKHHDDTRTSEKPFSCSDCGKRFTQKGSLKLHARTHTGEKPFSCPDCGQKFTQKGSLKSHARTHTGEKPFVCAICGQRFAQKGNLNLHKRTHTGEKWFSCSICGQRFSQKGNLKIHARIHTGEKPFVCAICGQRFAQKGNLNLHKRTHTGEKLFSCSICDQRFSQKGNLKIHARTHTGEKPFLCSVCGQSFTGKKSIKMHLRTHTGEKPFSCSDCGQKFTQKGSLKVHARSHTGEKPFTCSDCGQRFNQKVHLTNHTRTHTDDKKISCTHCGQVFSQKGHLQQHVRIHTALLCGNLGVQQQHTDAKSYMDFLRADFSHIKCR, via the exons ATGTCCAACAAAAAGACAACGGCGGCAGCGAAACAAGAGCCGGCGGCGGCACGTCATCCACACTCGACTGTTTGCAAAGCAAAAGTTGTTCTACACAGACTACAAG GCATAAGAAAATATCTTGAGCCTGACGTTAAAGAGGGAGTGGGGCTCACCcaaatcaaagaggaggagCCAGAGCTCCCTTACCAGCAAATGCCAGAAGAgcaacttccaatcaaaaaggaggaagCGCTACCGTGTGTTAAAGAGGAGGACCAAGATATTACCGGGACGACCGGCGAGCCCTTGAAAAGCGAAGACGAAGGTACGAGCGCGGCCGGCGAAGGGACGGAGCCTCTGAGCGGCAGCGGCGACAGCTCAACAGAAGGATCCCGGGATCCGGACAACCTCATCGCTCCACTATCTGATAGCGACGACGCCACGTCATATTCCCCGTATGCTGATGATAAGGAGCCTGAAGGCGGTACCAAACATCACGACGACACGCGTACGAGCGAGAAACCTTTTTCGTGCTCcgattgtggtaaaagattcacacaGAAGGGAAGCTTAAAATTACACGCAAGGACCCACACTGGCGAGAAACCCTTTTCCTGCCCCGATTGTGGCCAAAAATTCACACAGAAGGGAAGCTTGAAATCACACgcgagaacccacactggcgagaaACCTTTTGTCTGCGCAATTTGCGGGCAAAGATTTGCTCAGAAGGGAAACTTGAACTTACACAAAAGAACCCACACGGGAGAGAAATGGTTctcctgctcaatttgtggCCAAAGATTCTCGCAGAAGGGAAACTTGAAAATACACGCGAGAATCCACACCGGCGAGAAACCTTTTGTCTGCGCAATTTGCGGGCAAAGATTTGCTCAGAAGGGAAACTTGAACTTACACAAAAGAACCCACACGGGAGAGAAATTGTTCTCCTGCTCAATTTGTGACCAAAGATTCTCGCAGAAGGGAAACTTGAAAATACACGCGAGAACCCACACCGGCGAGAAACCGTTCCTCTGCTCCGTTTGCGGCCAAAGCTTCACgggaaaaaaatccatcaaAATGCActtaagaacccacactggcgagaaACCCTTTTCCTGCTCGGATTGTGGCCAAAAATTCACTCAGAAGGGAAGCTTAAAAGTCCACGCCAGAAGCCACACTGGCGAGAAACCTTTCACCTGCTCCGATTGTGGCCAAAGATTTAATCAGAAAGTGCACTTGACAAATCACACGAGGACCCACACTGATGATAAAAAAATTTCCTGCACACACTGCGGCCAAGTATTCAGCCAGAAGGGACATTTACAACAACATGTGAGAATACATACTG CTTTACTATGCGGCAACCTGGGTGTGCAGCAACAACACACTGACGCCAAAAGCTACATGGACTTCCTTCGTGCTGATTTTAGCCATATTAAGTGTAGATGA